A window from uncultured Desulfobacter sp. encodes these proteins:
- a CDS encoding diguanylate cyclase, translated as MNNKIGLLVIVLVTFFSSAIFAGEKKLSPLPGTPQNRQEESAEISDEPGFTRDEHKALTSQADRLLLGVTALLGIIIVLIIVRNQKLNKQLSERRNIEKKLQNSENRYRSLCNASFEGIVLSENGVILEANNALSELSGYSVSELDGMAVVDILAPEVRDDVKAKIQAGYEKIYTSMGLTKAGVKFPVEIQASEFIYENKRVRCAAIRDLSQRYEMMEVLRESEKKFRTVVTGALDAIVMIDGHGKITFWNKAAERIFQYSENEMLGENPHDVIMPSVLYKDHKKAYSHFQKTGKGRVIDKTIELSALKKDGEEFPIELSLSAVQIKDKWCAIAVIRDISERKQMEAELTRLANTDALTGVDNRRSFMEKAEHEIRRAQRYGVAFTMMIMDIDFFKSINDEYGHQAGDIVLQKMAQAVKSALRDSDIFGRIGGEEFAIVLIETEQKTALLTAERIRSLIEALDIITGKETVQVTVSIGLTFFKDKDDISTLSKRSDKALYAAKRNGRNRVVSL; from the coding sequence TTGAATAACAAGATAGGCTTACTGGTAATCGTCCTTGTCACATTCTTTTCATCGGCCATTTTCGCTGGAGAAAAAAAATTAAGTCCTCTGCCGGGAACGCCCCAAAATCGCCAAGAGGAATCTGCCGAAATATCTGACGAACCGGGCTTTACCCGTGATGAACATAAGGCACTAACCTCACAGGCCGATAGGTTGCTTTTGGGTGTGACAGCGCTTTTGGGGATCATCATTGTACTGATCATCGTCCGGAACCAAAAATTAAACAAGCAGCTATCCGAACGCAGAAACATTGAAAAAAAACTTCAGAACAGCGAAAACAGATACCGTAGCCTTTGCAACGCTTCCTTTGAAGGCATTGTGCTTAGTGAAAACGGTGTGATTTTAGAGGCCAATAACGCCCTCTCTGAGCTGTCTGGATATTCCGTATCTGAACTTGACGGTATGGCAGTGGTTGATATTTTGGCCCCGGAAGTACGAGATGACGTTAAAGCCAAAATCCAGGCAGGCTATGAAAAAATATATACAAGTATGGGTTTGACAAAAGCCGGTGTAAAATTCCCCGTTGAAATACAAGCAAGTGAGTTTATTTACGAAAACAAGCGTGTCAGATGTGCCGCCATTCGTGATCTCTCACAACGCTATGAAATGATGGAAGTCCTGCGCGAAAGCGAAAAGAAATTCCGCACCGTTGTAACAGGCGCCCTTGATGCCATAGTCATGATCGACGGCCACGGCAAAATAACCTTCTGGAATAAAGCGGCGGAAAGGATTTTCCAATATTCCGAAAATGAAATGCTGGGTGAAAACCCCCATGACGTCATTATGCCTTCAGTGCTTTACAAAGATCACAAAAAGGCATATTCCCATTTCCAGAAAACCGGCAAAGGCAGGGTAATTGATAAAACAATAGAACTGTCTGCCCTGAAAAAAGACGGAGAAGAATTCCCAATCGAACTCTCCCTTTCAGCCGTTCAAATAAAGGACAAATGGTGTGCCATTGCAGTGATCAGGGACATTAGCGAACGAAAACAAATGGAGGCAGAACTAACGCGTCTGGCCAACACGGACGCATTGACCGGTGTGGATAACCGGCGCAGCTTCATGGAAAAGGCAGAACATGAAATAAGGCGGGCACAACGCTATGGAGTTGCATTTACCATGATGATCATGGATATCGATTTTTTTAAATCTATCAATGATGAATACGGTCACCAGGCAGGAGATATTGTATTACAGAAAATGGCCCAGGCCGTTAAATCCGCTTTACGGGACAGCGATATCTTTGGCCGTATCGGCGGGGAGGAATTTGCAATAGTCCTGATAGAGACCGAGCAAAAAACAGCGTTACTGACAGCTGAACGGATACGATCTTTAATAGAAGCACTTGATATTATAACGGGCAAAGAAACCGTTCAGGTTACCGTCAGCATAGGGTTGACATTTTTCAAAGATAAGGATGATATTTCGACACTTAGTAAACGTTCGGACAAGGCCCTCTACGCAGCTAAAAGAAACGGGCGGAATCGAGTGGTGTCTCTTTAG
- a CDS encoding L-threonylcarbamoyladenylate synthase, producing the protein MSQYKIIRVDRDHPDTQIIHQAAGILDTGGLVIFPAACLYGVAANALSADAVEKVFQLKQRPRHNPILVLIKNRAQLDGLVATIPDAARILMDKLWPGGLTIVFEAAHRVNPKLTAGKEKLGIRLPRHPVAQALVNSVDFPVTGTSANLSGRPGCTRTAMLSPEIIQKSDLVLDAGLVQGGVGSTVVDVTCTPPKILRQGAVPAADIYACLKG; encoded by the coding sequence ATGAGTCAATACAAAATCATCCGAGTGGACAGAGACCACCCGGATACCCAGATCATACACCAGGCCGCCGGTATACTCGACACCGGCGGCCTGGTGATTTTTCCTGCGGCCTGCCTTTATGGTGTGGCGGCCAATGCCCTGTCCGCCGATGCCGTTGAAAAGGTATTCCAACTCAAACAGCGTCCCCGCCACAACCCCATTTTAGTGTTGATAAAAAATAGGGCCCAGCTTGACGGGCTTGTGGCAACAATTCCGGACGCGGCCCGGATACTTATGGATAAGCTCTGGCCCGGCGGTCTGACAATAGTCTTTGAGGCGGCCCATCGTGTGAACCCCAAACTTACGGCAGGAAAAGAGAAATTAGGCATTCGTCTGCCCAGACATCCGGTAGCCCAAGCGTTGGTCAACAGCGTAGATTTTCCTGTCACCGGCACCAGTGCCAACCTGTCCGGCCGGCCCGGCTGCACCCGGACCGCTATGCTCAGCCCTGAAATTATACAAAAATCAGACCTGGTGCTGGACGCAGGTCTGGTTCAAGGCGGGGTCGGTTCAACGGTGGTGGATGTCACCTGCACCCCCCCAAAAATCCTTCGCCAGGGCGCGGTTCCCGCCGCAGACATTTATGCCTGCCTGAAAGGGTGA
- a CDS encoding PAS domain S-box protein, producing MTRGIELFFTLFNNLATFIALVAFYGYLIRKSHTLFWVHRQILTGILFGVFAIGCMYARIQISEGVIVDQRNTIVILSGALGGPISALFSAVMAGGVRFYLGGTGVTGGIVNVVMSAIVGNILYRYRTNFESIKKAAAYSLIATVALIPGFLFVKDLQTGWQLFKAIWVPFSAATYMGVFLIGFLLKKQEQGFSIEQSFRKSQERLELALTGANDGHWDWNLRTDTVYYSPRYKEMLGYTGTEFPDVRESWIKNVHPEDEAPARAILKTLIDGEAEHAEHEFRMRHKDGSLRWILTRGTGIKDENGSVYRLAGTQTDITERKEQEQKLKESELRFHTIIDASPVPFTIEDDSGKFIYMNPAFTETFGYTLEDIPHVDNFWPTVYPDPAYREEVKKKVIGVFELAEQGVSPHPPVEGRICCKDGSFRTVLASMSILGGTSGILRLYIFFDVTLIRQISERLQTILDNTSDGMHVLNEQGYLVEFSKSFSHMLGYTAEETAQLHMSDWDRYAPVEKLSSWIQTSMNNPTTVETCHRRKNGEMLDVEISARGIVLDGQPLLYASSRDITTRKQAENQLKQALMEQSAILENANVGIIQVKDRSIVKCNKKMAEIFGYEVKEMIGKSTLIFYASRKHYENVGSKILPLILNGGVYTSEREISRKDGRRIWLKISGTAIDINAPKSGSIWVFEDITESKAREQELQAAKAQAEQANILKSEFLANMSHEIRTPMNGVIGMTDLLMDTRLSPEQWHYANAIHSSGKLLRGLINDILDFSKIEAGKLEMETIDFDLFSLLDDFLDSMFPRAHEKNLELLCSIAPGTPAMLKGDPGRLRQVLTNLAGNAVKFTQTGEILIKVSEVKDEGATCLIRFMVKDTGIGIPENKIAMLFDKFSQVDASTTRKYGGSGLGLAIAKQLVELMAGEINVSSQEGQGSEFQFTARFEKRKVTGSDQPPVPVDLHGLRILVVDDNTTNREILTTQLKAWGMRPDESPNGPHALDQLEKAFNENDPYKIAIIDMQMPEMDGETLGRAIKDDPNHAPMHIIMLTSMGRRGDAKRFEAAGFDAYANKPIRHRELLSILIKVVSGGSAAEDMVTRHSAREKQHLFNLNARALVVEDNNINRQVAVGTLKKLGLYADTASDGIEAIKTLTHTPYNLVFMDIQMPGMDGYQATARIRAPETGVLNSDIPIIAMTAHAMQGDREQCLSAGMNDYVSKPIDKTELAKVLKRWLPAFAPPASEVQLTPSTANKDIPKLSGIAVQEALLFLEMDFNSYKTYLLTFNKDAQNAIKTLQHLVAQNNPAEVSALAHKLVGAAGNLRAFQVQEAASKLEQAAEQGHPPEPLVNELEKALQIFIDTVTPLGETESTDKAGNIDLDAAYQLMDKIEALITSSDIVEADYFADLKSALGGCADPITLSKLENSLQDFDYQTAHEAVKETRTWMDNQSAKEKEV from the coding sequence ATGACCCGCGGCATTGAATTATTCTTTACGTTATTCAACAATCTGGCGACATTCATAGCCCTAGTTGCCTTTTATGGCTACCTGATACGTAAATCTCACACCCTGTTCTGGGTACACCGCCAGATATTGACTGGTATCTTGTTCGGCGTATTCGCCATTGGCTGCATGTATGCCCGGATTCAGATTTCAGAAGGCGTAATTGTTGATCAGAGAAATACCATTGTTATTTTGAGTGGTGCTTTGGGCGGGCCGATATCAGCACTATTCAGTGCCGTTATGGCCGGGGGAGTTCGTTTTTATCTCGGGGGAACTGGTGTTACAGGCGGTATTGTCAACGTTGTGATGTCTGCAATAGTGGGCAACATTCTGTACCGATATAGAACAAATTTTGAATCCATAAAAAAAGCGGCTGCTTATTCCTTAATTGCAACCGTGGCATTAATCCCGGGCTTTCTTTTTGTTAAAGACCTTCAAACCGGTTGGCAGTTATTCAAGGCCATATGGGTGCCGTTTAGCGCAGCAACATACATGGGAGTATTTCTGATCGGTTTTTTGTTAAAAAAACAGGAACAGGGCTTTTCCATTGAACAATCTTTTAGAAAAAGTCAGGAACGACTGGAGTTGGCCCTGACAGGTGCAAATGACGGTCATTGGGATTGGAACCTAAGAACCGACACCGTGTACTACTCTCCCCGCTATAAGGAAATGCTGGGCTATACCGGCACAGAATTTCCGGATGTCAGAGAGTCCTGGATAAAAAACGTGCATCCAGAAGACGAAGCGCCGGCCAGGGCAATTTTGAAAACACTCATTGACGGCGAAGCCGAACATGCAGAACATGAATTTCGGATGCGTCACAAAGACGGTTCCCTGCGGTGGATCTTAACTAGGGGAACCGGCATAAAAGACGAGAACGGTTCAGTCTACAGGCTGGCAGGCACACAAACCGACATAACAGAACGAAAAGAACAAGAGCAAAAGCTCAAAGAGAGCGAACTGCGATTTCATACCATCATTGATGCCTCGCCGGTGCCTTTTACTATAGAAGACGATTCCGGTAAGTTCATCTACATGAATCCGGCCTTTACTGAAACCTTTGGTTACACGCTGGAAGATATTCCTCATGTGGACAACTTTTGGCCTACGGTTTACCCTGACCCGGCCTACAGAGAAGAGGTTAAAAAAAAGGTGATAGGGGTCTTTGAGCTGGCCGAACAAGGGGTGTCACCCCATCCGCCAGTAGAGGGCCGCATCTGCTGCAAAGACGGCTCTTTCCGTACAGTTTTAGCATCTATGTCAATATTGGGAGGCACATCTGGAATCTTGCGCCTATATATTTTTTTTGATGTGACATTGATCCGGCAGATTTCCGAACGGCTGCAGACGATTCTCGACAATACCAGTGACGGAATGCACGTCCTGAACGAGCAGGGATATCTTGTCGAATTCAGCAAATCCTTCTCACACATGTTAGGCTACACCGCCGAAGAGACGGCTCAACTGCACATGAGCGACTGGGATAGATATGCGCCCGTTGAGAAACTTTCTTCCTGGATTCAAACAAGTATGAATAATCCGACAACCGTCGAGACCTGTCACCGCCGTAAAAACGGGGAGATGCTGGACGTTGAGATCAGTGCAAGGGGGATTGTCTTAGACGGGCAGCCCTTACTGTATGCCTCCAGCCGCGACATCACGACACGCAAACAGGCCGAAAACCAGCTCAAACAAGCGCTCATGGAACAAAGCGCCATCCTGGAAAACGCAAACGTCGGCATCATCCAGGTCAAAGACCGTTCAATAGTAAAGTGCAACAAAAAGATGGCTGAAATATTCGGGTACGAAGTAAAAGAGATGATCGGTAAAAGTACCCTCATATTCTATGCTTCCCGGAAACATTACGAAAACGTCGGCTCAAAAATTCTGCCCCTTATTCTTAACGGCGGGGTTTACACGTCTGAGCGCGAGATTTCCCGCAAAGACGGCAGACGTATATGGTTAAAAATTTCCGGAACAGCCATCGATATTAACGCACCGAAATCCGGAAGCATCTGGGTATTTGAGGATATCACTGAATCCAAGGCCAGGGAACAGGAGTTACAGGCTGCCAAGGCACAAGCGGAACAGGCGAACATTTTAAAATCCGAGTTTCTGGCCAACATGAGCCATGAAATCCGAACGCCCATGAACGGCGTCATCGGCATGACAGACCTGCTTATGGATACCCGGCTTTCACCCGAGCAATGGCATTACGCCAACGCCATTCATTCCAGTGGAAAACTTCTCCGTGGACTGATCAACGACATTCTTGATTTTTCTAAAATTGAAGCCGGCAAACTGGAGATGGAAACCATTGACTTTGACCTTTTCAGCCTGCTGGATGACTTTCTGGACAGCATGTTCCCCAGGGCCCATGAAAAAAATCTCGAACTGCTGTGCAGCATCGCCCCGGGAACGCCGGCCATGCTTAAAGGTGATCCAGGACGATTGCGCCAGGTTCTTACCAACCTGGCCGGCAATGCCGTTAAATTTACCCAAACAGGCGAAATTCTGATCAAGGTGTCCGAGGTCAAAGACGAAGGAGCAACGTGCCTGATCCGTTTTATGGTCAAAGACACCGGCATCGGCATCCCGGAAAATAAAATTGCCATGCTGTTCGATAAATTCAGCCAGGTCGATGCATCCACCACACGAAAATACGGTGGTTCCGGCCTGGGCCTGGCCATTGCAAAACAACTGGTTGAACTCATGGCCGGTGAAATTAATGTTTCCAGCCAAGAAGGGCAAGGCTCAGAATTCCAGTTTACGGCAAGGTTTGAAAAACGCAAGGTTACAGGGTCCGATCAACCGCCAGTGCCGGTGGATCTGCACGGCCTGCGCATCCTGGTTGTTGATGACAATACAACAAACCGTGAGATTCTCACCACCCAGCTTAAGGCATGGGGCATGCGCCCCGACGAATCGCCCAATGGTCCCCATGCCCTTGACCAATTAGAAAAAGCCTTCAATGAAAATGATCCCTACAAAATTGCCATCATTGACATGCAGATGCCTGAAATGGATGGAGAGACACTTGGCCGGGCCATTAAAGATGATCCCAACCATGCACCAATGCACATTATCATGCTCACCTCCATGGGCAGGCGCGGCGACGCCAAACGATTTGAAGCAGCCGGCTTTGATGCCTATGCCAATAAACCCATCCGCCATAGGGAGTTGCTCTCTATTTTAATCAAGGTGGTATCCGGTGGGTCTGCCGCCGAGGATATGGTTACACGACACTCTGCCCGTGAAAAACAGCATCTTTTTAACCTGAACGCACGTGCCCTTGTGGTTGAAGACAACAATATCAACCGGCAAGTTGCCGTGGGGACACTAAAGAAACTTGGCCTGTATGCAGATACGGCATCTGACGGCATTGAAGCGATTAAGACTCTTACACACACACCATACAACCTTGTCTTCATGGACATTCAGATGCCCGGCATGGACGGATACCAGGCAACCGCTCGCATTCGTGCCCCTGAAACAGGCGTCCTTAACAGTGACATTCCAATTATTGCCATGACGGCCCATGCCATGCAGGGCGACAGGGAACAATGTCTGTCAGCCGGCATGAACGATTACGTCTCCAAACCCATTGATAAAACAGAACTGGCCAAGGTGTTAAAACGCTGGCTGCCTGCGTTTGCACCCCCCGCATCTGAGGTGCAGTTAACCCCATCAACGGCAAACAAAGATATCCCGAAACTTTCCGGCATTGCCGTTCAAGAGGCACTCCTGTTCCTGGAAATGGATTTTAACTCGTATAAAACTTATCTGCTGACCTTTAACAAAGATGCGCAAAACGCCATAAAGACGCTCCAACACCTTGTGGCGCAAAACAACCCGGCAGAGGTCTCTGCACTGGCTCACAAGCTTGTTGGGGCAGCGGGGAACCTGCGTGCGTTTCAGGTGCAAGAGGCAGCATCAAAGCTTGAGCAGGCCGCCGAACAGGGCCACCCCCCTGAGCCTTTGGTCAACGAACTTGAAAAGGCATTGCAAATATTCATTGACACCGTCACCCCCCTGGGCGAAACTGAATCAACGGATAAGGCCGGAAATATCGACCTGGATGCAGCGTATCAGCTTATGGATAAAATAGAAGCGCTGATCACCAGCAGCGACATTGTGGAGGCCGATTATTTTGCAGATCTGAAAAGCGCCCTGGGTGGCTGTGCAGACCCAATTACCCTGTCCAAGCTTGAAAACAGCCTCCAGGACTTTGATTATCAAACGGCACATGAAGCGGTCAAGGAGACCCGCACCTGGATGGATAATCAATCTGCCAAGGAAAAAGAGGTATGA
- a CDS encoding cation diffusion facilitator family transporter, translated as MAQHRQQTLADKDFQTARYWAVVGFVGNLGLSIVKGWAGIVANSSAMIADAVHSASDIFASVFIYISLKIAQKPADKEHPYGHGRAEVISTLVVVGMLTAAGVEIIRTSIATIQQGALHVPGNWAVYVAILSVVVNELMYQFTYRAGVKTNSPSTIANAMDNRSDAFSSIAALIGIIGAKLKYPVLDPVAGIVVALFIFKMSYGIAMDAVGQIMDESVGEEKIQKVTTLALTVNGVRNVHGIKVRQSGAVFLVDLDIVVDPKITVEMAHDIGESVREMIRVHMDRVCDVRVHIDPSDRH; from the coding sequence ATGGCGCAGCACAGACAACAGACTTTAGCGGATAAGGATTTTCAGACTGCTCGGTACTGGGCGGTTGTTGGGTTTGTGGGAAACCTCGGCCTATCGATTGTGAAGGGCTGGGCAGGCATTGTGGCGAATTCCAGTGCCATGATTGCAGATGCCGTTCATTCCGCCTCGGATATTTTTGCATCCGTGTTTATTTATATCAGCCTAAAAATTGCCCAGAAACCCGCAGATAAAGAACATCCTTATGGCCACGGCAGGGCAGAGGTGATTTCCACCCTGGTGGTGGTGGGGATGCTGACCGCCGCAGGTGTCGAGATTATTAGAACTTCCATCGCAACAATCCAGCAGGGCGCTTTGCATGTCCCTGGAAATTGGGCCGTATATGTGGCGATTTTGTCGGTTGTTGTCAATGAACTGATGTACCAGTTCACATACCGGGCCGGGGTGAAGACCAACAGCCCCTCAACCATTGCCAATGCCATGGATAACAGGTCAGATGCCTTCTCTTCCATTGCCGCACTCATCGGTATTATCGGTGCCAAATTAAAATATCCAGTGCTTGATCCTGTGGCCGGTATTGTGGTGGCATTGTTCATATTCAAGATGAGTTATGGTATTGCCATGGATGCGGTGGGCCAGATTATGGACGAATCGGTGGGGGAAGAAAAAATTCAGAAAGTGACGACCCTTGCCCTCACCGTCAACGGGGTGAGAAACGTGCACGGCATAAAAGTACGCCAAAGCGGTGCCGTTTTTCTTGTGGACCTGGACATTGTGGTGGATCCCAAGATCACCGTGGAAATGGCCCACGACATAGGCGAATCAGTCCGGGAGATGATCCGGGTGCATATGGATAGGGTCTGTGATGTCCGGGTGCATATTGATCCTTCGGACCGGCATTGA
- a CDS encoding PleD family two-component system response regulator codes for MNQLMKAGSILIVDDTPVNIQMLVNALKGTYRVRVANGGLKALAIAESDDPPDIILLDVKMPELDGYEVCRRLKQNPETMQIPIIFVTTRGSSEDETFGLNLGAVDYISKPFSIPVVKARVRTHLQLKRHTDKLESLAMIDCLTGIANRRSFDQTLEQEWRRAQRTGAWLSLIMIDIDDFKRYNDNYGHGTGDECLRLVAITIESTMRRSGDFVGRYGGEEFVVLLPECDQEGAVEMAEKIRTKIKRLNIPHAFSQVSDHITVSFGCKSMRYMSGTPCTQLLQKADQALYQAKGQGRDRVVASDA; via the coding sequence ATGAACCAATTGATGAAAGCCGGGTCCATACTCATTGTGGATGATACCCCGGTGAATATCCAAATGCTGGTCAATGCGTTGAAAGGCACCTATCGGGTCCGGGTGGCCAATGGGGGGCTCAAGGCATTGGCCATCGCAGAATCCGATGATCCGCCGGATATCATACTCCTTGATGTCAAGATGCCCGAACTTGACGGCTATGAGGTCTGCCGCCGCTTAAAACAAAATCCCGAAACCATGCAAATCCCCATCATCTTTGTTACGACCCGCGGAAGCAGCGAGGACGAGACCTTTGGGCTGAATCTGGGTGCCGTGGATTATATTTCAAAACCCTTCAGCATACCTGTGGTCAAGGCCCGGGTACGCACCCATCTGCAGCTCAAACGCCATACGGACAAGTTGGAATCCCTGGCGATGATAGACTGTTTGACAGGCATCGCAAACCGCAGAAGCTTTGATCAGACCCTGGAACAGGAGTGGCGCAGGGCACAGCGCACAGGCGCCTGGCTGAGCCTGATCATGATCGATATTGATGACTTTAAAAGATATAATGACAATTACGGTCACGGCACAGGGGACGAATGCCTGCGCCTGGTGGCCATCACCATCGAGTCCACCATGCGCCGGTCGGGTGATTTTGTCGGCCGGTACGGGGGCGAAGAGTTCGTTGTCCTGCTTCCGGAGTGCGACCAGGAAGGTGCCGTGGAAATGGCGGAAAAGATTCGCACCAAAATCAAACGTCTAAACATCCCCCATGCCTTTTCTCAAGTAAGCGATCACATTACCGTCAGCTTTGGCTGCAAGTCCATGCGCTACATGTCAGGCACACCATGCACCCAATTGCTCCAAAAGGCCGATCAGGCGCTGTACCAGGCAAAAGGACAAGGCCGGGACAGGGTTGTTGCTTCAGATGCATAA
- a CDS encoding metallophosphoesterase, giving the protein MSLFFITVVLITGVIYAFFGFRIIRPLSIDVKWKTGLWAMLLFCFASFITVMFTRHRFTDHGITPALYWIAFTGFGFTTLIFPVLVVKDICMGIYHLAQKLLSITGRQHKIIDRSTQDIDPSRRIFLTNAGNAALVGTAVALTGYGIHRVAGKPDVVKVDVPIKELPDPFRGFTILQISDLHISMTLKKEYVQKVVDQAVRQRFDMIVFTGDMADGREKDMGKEANPLSFLTAPFGKFFVTGNHDYYSGVYAWLNRVKRLCFVPLINEHRIIEKENARIVLAGITDYRAGRIVPDHKSDPAKALEGTPLSVPRIMLAHQPKSILKTDNLGVDLMICGHTHGGQYFPWNFLVGLDQPYVHGLHRHNAGRIYVSRGTGYWGPPLRVCAPPEITLLRLVNESTG; this is encoded by the coding sequence ATGAGTTTATTTTTTATTACGGTCGTTTTGATCACAGGCGTTATCTACGCTTTTTTCGGGTTTCGGATCATCCGCCCCCTCTCCATTGATGTGAAATGGAAAACAGGGCTGTGGGCCATGCTGCTATTTTGCTTTGCTTCGTTTATCACAGTGATGTTCACCCGGCACAGATTTACCGATCATGGGATCACCCCGGCCCTTTACTGGATTGCATTTACAGGCTTTGGTTTTACCACCCTTATTTTTCCCGTCCTTGTGGTCAAAGACATTTGTATGGGGATCTATCATCTGGCCCAAAAGTTATTGTCCATAACAGGAAGGCAACACAAGATCATCGACAGGTCAACGCAGGATATAGACCCGTCCCGCAGAATTTTTTTGACCAATGCGGGAAATGCCGCCCTGGTGGGAACAGCCGTTGCGTTAACTGGATACGGCATCCACCGGGTAGCCGGAAAACCCGATGTGGTGAAGGTCGACGTTCCCATCAAAGAGCTGCCTGATCCGTTCAGGGGATTTACCATTCTTCAAATTTCCGACCTGCACATCAGCATGACCCTGAAAAAAGAATATGTTCAAAAAGTTGTGGATCAAGCCGTTCGGCAGCGCTTTGATATGATTGTCTTTACCGGAGACATGGCAGACGGCCGTGAAAAAGATATGGGCAAAGAGGCAAATCCCCTGTCCTTTCTGACGGCTCCGTTTGGAAAATTCTTTGTAACGGGAAACCATGACTATTACTCGGGGGTCTATGCATGGCTGAACAGAGTTAAACGCCTGTGCTTTGTGCCCCTGATCAATGAACACCGCATCATCGAAAAGGAAAACGCCCGCATTGTGCTGGCCGGGATAACCGATTACCGGGCCGGCAGGATCGTCCCCGACCACAAGTCTGATCCGGCAAAGGCCCTTGAAGGCACGCCGTTGTCCGTGCCCAGAATCATGCTTGCCCACCAGCCCAAAAGTATTTTAAAAACCGACAATCTGGGTGTGGATCTGATGATCTGCGGCCATACCCATGGGGGGCAGTATTTTCCCTGGAACTTTCTGGTCGGCCTGGACCAGCCGTATGTGCACGGCCTTCACCGGCACAATGCCGGCCGGATTTACGTGAGCCGGGGAACCGGATACTGGGGACCGCCTTTAAGGGTCTGTGCCCCGCCGGAAATCACTCTGCTGCGGCTGGTTAACGAGTCGACGGGCTAA
- a CDS encoding rhomboid family intramembrane serine protease, whose protein sequence is MKIRYNSPVVLTYALLALLCLALPVSNFLGMSLASPSRPAFSDPEFYIRLFTYVLAHAGWTHFKGNLIMILLLGPLLEEKYGSWLIFEMMVITAAATALISAAVFHTSLVGGSGLVFMMILLSSFSNFRNGEIPLAFMVVAVIYIGSELTQIFKEDHISHFGHLAGGLFGAGFGFLRGRKR, encoded by the coding sequence ATGAAAATCAGATACAATTCACCTGTGGTCTTGACCTATGCCTTGCTGGCGCTGCTCTGTCTTGCTCTGCCGGTCTCAAATTTTTTGGGGATGAGTCTGGCCTCTCCGTCCCGGCCGGCGTTTTCTGATCCTGAGTTTTATATCAGGCTGTTTACATATGTCCTGGCCCATGCCGGCTGGACCCATTTTAAGGGAAACCTGATCATGATCCTTTTGCTCGGCCCGCTTCTGGAGGAGAAATACGGGTCATGGCTGATCTTTGAAATGATGGTGATAACGGCTGCGGCAACGGCATTGATAAGTGCTGCGGTGTTTCATACGTCTCTTGTGGGGGGCAGCGGGCTGGTATTTATGATGATTCTGCTCAGCTCCTTTTCAAATTTTAGAAACGGTGAAATTCCCCTGGCATTTATGGTGGTGGCCGTGATTTATATCGGATCTGAATTGACCCAAATTTTTAAAGAGGATCATATTTCCCACTTTGGGCACCTGGCAGGCGGACTTTTTGGCGCAGGGTTTGGATTTTTAAGGGGGCGTAAACGGTAG